In the Bremerella alba genome, one interval contains:
- a CDS encoding RNA polymerase sigma factor, whose translation MPLPPSATKTVSDAQSAASQTESAFVHYDRMQTAEEDALLIQALQSNDREALGTFVQRQQGFVFGYLRSRMVDPTDADDLCQEVFLRCLAGKVRFRGDVPVRPWLIGVARNVLREHIRRHKRRKEVEWTELCLELDSLTQDDSSDYRVVHGWLHACIETLGSSAHEALKMHYFARLKMAQIAEKMRRSEGAVKLLVFRARQALKVCVTRKSQNAPDE comes from the coding sequence ATGCCTTTACCCCCTTCCGCAACAAAGACGGTTTCCGACGCACAAAGTGCCGCGTCTCAAACCGAATCCGCCTTTGTGCATTACGACCGTATGCAAACGGCGGAAGAAGATGCGCTGCTTATCCAGGCATTGCAGTCCAACGATCGCGAAGCGCTGGGCACGTTTGTGCAGCGACAACAAGGGTTTGTCTTTGGCTACCTCCGCTCGCGGATGGTCGACCCGACCGACGCTGACGACCTATGCCAGGAAGTCTTTCTGCGGTGCCTGGCCGGCAAAGTTCGCTTTCGCGGCGACGTGCCGGTGCGGCCTTGGCTGATAGGCGTGGCCCGCAACGTCCTACGCGAACACATTCGTCGCCACAAGCGCCGGAAGGAAGTCGAATGGACCGAGCTTTGCTTGGAACTTGACAGTTTGACCCAAGACGACAGTTCGGACTATCGCGTCGTGCACGGTTGGCTTCATGCGTGCATCGAGACACTCGGCAGTTCGGCCCACGAAGCGCTGAAAATGCATTACTTCGCACGGCTCAAGATGGCTCAGATTGCCGAAAAGATGCGGCGTAGCGAAGGGGCCGTCAAGCTACTCGTTTTCCGTGCTCGCCAGGCCCTCAAAGTGTGCGTCACACGAAAGTCGCAAAACGCCCCGGATGAATGA
- a CDS encoding tRNA modification GTPase encodes MDLEQTIVAISSAPGIGSRSIVRLSGEDAVRIALSITTQPNETSFNTSQVVPREICLPGERKLTADFWIWPTSRSYTKQPQVEIHLPGSRAIADLVLLDLRRANARLAQPGEFTMRAFLAGRLDLTQAEAVLGVIDANGEQRFQAALRQLSGGLSGPLQAARNDLIELLALLEAGLDFVEEDIEFIEMEELRMRVTQIHDSLAKLRDQIRSRTTNQSIPKVVLLGLPNAGKSSLFNALAGSDEAITSPISGTTRDFITRKVCWENIDLELVDTAGHEAFEDGDVIRKFMADQTRFATEDCDLGILCVDAEVGITDQDRELCARIPVDQSLMVATKCDTPEPVSPEFAAHATSARTGSGVPGLQKAIVAKLTELQLTADAMVPSSAIRCLGAIEQTLGALTTCLDGISGYQSEELIASEIRYAISQLAEVVGAVYTDDILDVIFSRFCIGK; translated from the coding sequence TTGGACCTGGAACAAACGATCGTTGCGATTTCGTCCGCGCCGGGCATTGGCAGCCGATCGATCGTCCGCTTAAGTGGCGAGGACGCCGTCCGCATCGCGTTGAGTATCACGACACAACCGAACGAGACGTCATTCAATACCTCGCAGGTCGTGCCTCGCGAGATCTGCCTACCTGGCGAGCGAAAACTGACAGCCGACTTTTGGATCTGGCCCACTTCGCGCAGCTATACGAAACAGCCGCAGGTCGAGATTCACCTGCCGGGAAGCCGAGCCATCGCCGATCTGGTACTGCTCGACTTGCGCCGCGCTAACGCCCGCCTGGCCCAACCGGGCGAGTTCACCATGCGGGCCTTTCTGGCAGGCCGACTCGATCTGACCCAAGCCGAAGCCGTGCTGGGTGTGATCGACGCCAACGGCGAGCAGCGTTTTCAAGCGGCGCTGCGGCAGCTATCCGGCGGACTGTCTGGCCCGCTACAAGCCGCGCGCAACGACTTAATCGAACTGTTGGCACTGTTGGAAGCAGGTCTCGATTTCGTCGAAGAAGACATCGAGTTCATCGAGATGGAAGAACTGCGGATGCGTGTTACCCAGATTCACGATTCGCTGGCAAAGCTCCGCGATCAAATCCGATCGCGGACGACAAACCAGTCGATTCCCAAGGTGGTGCTTCTCGGTCTGCCCAATGCCGGCAAAAGTAGCTTGTTCAATGCGCTGGCCGGATCGGACGAGGCCATCACCTCTCCAATCTCTGGGACGACGCGTGACTTCATCACCCGGAAGGTCTGTTGGGAGAACATCGATCTCGAGTTAGTCGATACGGCCGGACACGAAGCGTTCGAGGATGGTGATGTAATCCGAAAATTCATGGCCGACCAAACCCGATTTGCCACTGAAGATTGTGACCTCGGAATCCTATGTGTCGATGCCGAAGTAGGAATAACGGATCAAGATCGTGAACTCTGCGCAAGAATCCCGGTCGATCAGTCCCTTATGGTCGCGACGAAGTGTGATACGCCCGAACCAGTAAGCCCAGAATTTGCCGCGCATGCGACCAGTGCCAGAACAGGTAGTGGTGTCCCAGGCCTCCAAAAGGCAATCGTAGCGAAACTTACGGAGCTACAGCTTACCGCAGACGCAATGGTGCCCAGTTCGGCAATCCGCTGCCTGGGGGCCATCGAACAGACGCTTGGGGCGCTTACCACCTGTTTGGATGGCATCTCGGGATATCAATCTGAAGAGTTGATTGCTTCTGAGATTCGTTACGCCATCTCGCAGCTTGCCGAAGTGGTAGGTGCTGTCTACACCGATGACATTCTGGACGTCATCTTTTCCCGATTTTGCATTGGAAAATAG
- a CDS encoding Gfo/Idh/MocA family protein → MRSNQNRRNFMKLTAAAGAGFWAAAGVQAQDTKSPNEKINFASIGIGGKGSSDSNDAGRAGNMVAIVDIDKERLEQAGARFPGAKSYTDYREMLTEMGDKVDAVTVSTPDHSHAPASAMAMKMGKHCFTQKPLTHSIWEARRLGEIAKENKVVTQMGNQGTAERGVRRAAELIQGGAIGNVNEVHVWTNRPVWPQGVAKPETQPVPESLDWEMFIGPAPYREYADAYHPFKWRGWWDFGTGALGDMACHTFNMAFMGLNLRDPISVEAESSGHNGQTYPKWSVIKFEFPELAGRAPVTMYWYDGGKLPSPELTKDLPLSNNKLSSSGSLLIGDAGKIYSPNDYGAKFNLLPEEKFKDYEGPEESIPRSPGHFKEFVDGINGGPEPMSNFPNYAGPLSETILLGNLSVWTTGESGKGKVIEWDAKNLEAKNAPEVAEIIKPKYREGWADLI, encoded by the coding sequence ATGCGTTCCAACCAGAATCGTCGTAACTTCATGAAGCTGACGGCAGCCGCCGGTGCTGGCTTCTGGGCTGCTGCTGGCGTGCAGGCCCAAGATACGAAATCCCCCAATGAGAAGATCAACTTCGCCAGCATCGGTATCGGTGGTAAAGGTTCGAGCGACTCGAATGATGCTGGCCGCGCTGGCAACATGGTAGCGATTGTTGACATCGATAAAGAACGTCTGGAACAAGCGGGTGCCCGCTTCCCCGGCGCAAAGAGCTACACCGATTACCGCGAAATGCTGACTGAAATGGGCGACAAGGTCGACGCCGTTACTGTCAGTACCCCAGACCACTCGCACGCTCCGGCTTCCGCCATGGCGATGAAGATGGGCAAGCATTGCTTCACGCAGAAGCCGCTGACCCACAGCATCTGGGAAGCACGTCGCCTGGGCGAAATCGCCAAGGAAAACAAAGTTGTTACTCAGATGGGTAACCAAGGTACTGCCGAACGCGGTGTTCGTCGTGCTGCGGAACTGATCCAAGGTGGCGCGATTGGCAATGTGAACGAAGTTCACGTTTGGACCAACCGCCCAGTGTGGCCGCAAGGTGTCGCCAAGCCAGAAACACAGCCAGTTCCTGAATCGCTTGATTGGGAAATGTTCATCGGTCCGGCTCCTTACCGTGAATACGCCGATGCTTATCACCCATTCAAATGGCGTGGTTGGTGGGACTTCGGTACCGGTGCTTTGGGCGACATGGCTTGCCATACGTTCAACATGGCCTTCATGGGCTTGAACCTGCGTGACCCAATTTCGGTCGAAGCCGAATCGTCTGGTCACAACGGCCAAACCTATCCGAAGTGGTCGGTCATCAAGTTCGAGTTCCCAGAACTCGCTGGTCGTGCTCCGGTTACCATGTACTGGTACGACGGCGGCAAGCTGCCTTCCCCAGAACTGACCAAGGACCTGCCGCTGAGCAATAACAAGCTGTCCAGCAGTGGTAGCCTGTTGATTGGCGACGCCGGCAAGATCTACTCGCCAAACGATTACGGTGCCAAGTTCAACTTGCTACCCGAAGAAAAGTTCAAGGACTACGAAGGTCCAGAAGAATCGATTCCGCGTTCGCCGGGTCACTTCAAGGAATTCGTCGACGGCATCAATGGCGGTCCAGAGCCTATGTCGAACTTCCCGAACTACGCTGGCCCACTTTCCGAAACCATCTTGCTGGGTAACCTGTCCGTCTGGACCACCGGCGAATCTGGCAAGGGTAAGGTCATCGAGTGGGATGCGAAGAACCTGGAAGCTAAGAACGCTCCGGAAGTCGCGGAAATCATCAAGCCGAAGTACCGCGAAGGTTGGGCTGACTTGATTTAG